Proteins co-encoded in one Medicago truncatula cultivar Jemalong A17 chromosome 8, MtrunA17r5.0-ANR, whole genome shotgun sequence genomic window:
- the LOC11446969 gene encoding aspartic proteinase CDR1, translating into MSAHSFLTLLFFTIFCFIISLSHALNNGFTLELIHRDSSKSPFYQPTQNKYERIANAVRRSINRVNHFYKYSLTSTPQSTVNSDKGEYLMSYSIGTPPFKVFVNIHTSKYMDGSISQGYLSVETLTLDSTTGYSVSFPKTMIGCGYRNTGTFHGPSSGIVGLGSGPMSLPSQLGTSIGGKFSYCLGPWLPNSTSKLNFGDAAIVYGDGAMTTPIVKKDAQSGYYLTLEAFSVGNKLIEFGGPTYGGNEGNILIDSGTTFTFLPYDVYYRFESAVAEYINLEHVEDPNGTFKLCYNVAYHGFEAPLITAHFKGADIKLYYISTFIKVSDGIACLAFIPSQTAIFGNVAQQNLLVGYNLVQNTVTFKPVDCTKPY; encoded by the exons ATGAGTGCACATTCATTtcttacacttcttttctttaccattttttgtttcattatttCACTTTCTCATGCTCTAAACAATGGTTTCACTCTTGAACTCATCCATCGCGACTCTTCAAAATCACCATTCTACCAACCTACACAAAACAAATACGAACGCATTGCCAATGCGGTGCGTCGTTCCATCAACCGTGTCAACCATTTCTACAAATATTCTCTCACTAGTACACCTCAATCAACTGTAAACTCTGATAAAGGTGAGTATCTCATGAGTTATTCAATTGGTACTCCACCATTTAAG GTTTTTGTGAATATACATACTTCTAAGTATATGGATGGATCAATTTCACAAGGATATCTTAGTGTGGAGACTCTTACATTAGATTCCACCACCGGCTACTCAGTTTCATTTCCTAAAACAATGATAGGATGTGGATATAGAAATACAGGGACGTTTCATGGCCCAAGCTCTGGTATAGTTGGCCTTGGAAGTGGACCTATGTCTCTTCCATCTCAATTGGGTACATCAATTGGTGGAAAATTCTCTTATTGTTTAGGTCCATGGTTGCCTAACTCAACGAGCAAACTCAATTTCGGCGACGCCGCGATAGTATATGGTGATGGGGCTATGACAACTCCTATAGTGAAAAAGGATGCACAAAGTGGTTACTACTTGACATTAGAAGCATTTAGTGTGGGAAACAAATTAATAGAATTTGGAGGACCTACATATGGTGGTAATGAGGGTAACATTTTAATTGATTCTGGTACAACATTCACATTTTTGCCCTATGATGTTTATTATAGATTTGAATCAGCTGTAGCAGAATATATTAATCTGGAGCATGTTGAGGATCCAAATGGTACATTTAAACTTTGCTATAATGTTGCATATCATGGATTTGAAGCTCCTTTAATCACTGCACATTTTAAAGGTGCAGATATTAAATTGTATTATATTAGTACCTTTATTAAAGTTTCTGATGGGATTGCATGCTTGGCTTTTATCCCATCTCAAACAGCCATCTTTGGAAACGTGGCTCAACAGAATTTGTTGGTTGGTTATAATCTTGTTCAAAATACTGTTACATTTAAGCCTGTTGATTGTACCAAGCCATATTGA
- the LOC11443968 gene encoding uncharacterized protein, which produces MLAAEQENAQLREELVNLKGEMERMALMMETMMAEREQAAISNSTPVVVVTAAPEGPPQPSPTTTTTIGLTQPLMTDFSSGNMATMGNSGFRPLGPQGPFATPQYSMPSGYPWGMPIATNGGFGPGATETPFAQGQQTSAHFQMSQPIPQATMTQAGPTVHVGPQHEEQIYHSDSIMGDDKAIDWEERFGALEKKMSNMRGKEAVVQSIYDLCLVPDVNIPPKFKMPVFEKYQGDTCPQNHLTMYISKMIAYKNNVPLLIHCFQDSLTGPAHTWFMGLKGVTTFEQLAEAFMQQYKYNTYLAPSRKELQSLTQKDKESFKEYAQRFIQKAAQIRPPLDERELSELFYETLSPCYSEKMIVCASQKFTDLVETGMRIEEWARKGAAVSGSSSGGSSGVSPSGNKKFGNGYPKRNVQEVGMVAHGGPQPVYSNHPFVANITPQMTAPQNPNYQPPRPQGPSLYYSPLYQQPYNPQQLSQPPYYPQQPYYPQQPYQQRPYNPPQQQPRPQAPYNQQNQKQQFDPLPMTYGALLPSLLAQNLVQTIPPPRIPDPLPRWYRPDLHCIYHQGAPGHDVERCFALKKEVQKLINSKELTFTDPDAVAQNNPLPTHGPAVNMIQDDREEARILSVGDIKTPLVPIHVKLCKATLFNHNHGACDICLMDPRGCIQVQNDMQGLLNRRELVVTREPESKDVCVVTPVFRARRPLVINPNSTKPVGTPLVICVPRPTPTTAQKAVPYKYEGTILEPGSETTSPVAVDNIAENSRILRSGRIFPTVGPKSVSVPVDEPVKERNAGKGKAGEQAKEFDFEDADEVLKLIKKSEYRVVDQLLQTPAKISIMALLSSSGAHRDALRKVLDQAFVDYDVTLGQFESIVGNVTACNSLTFSDEDLPAEGNKHNQALFISVLCRTDSLSNVLIDTGSALNVMPKSTFDQLAYSEAPLRLSKVTVRAFDGTRRSVYGEVDLPISVGPHEFQVTFQVMEIQASFSCLLGRPWIHDAGAVTSTLHQKLKFVSRGKLITVSGESAFLISNLSAFSVIGGSGSDGPSFQGFSAEESVGKIETCMASLKDARRVIQEGKTEGWGQLVELPENKRKEGIGFLNSKPGMFDPTRGSFHSAGFIHDSPETNAILDDAPRGVTPVFVTPGGACCNWIAVDIPSVTPRSKLNISESVEHSDPMLSPNFEVPVYEAVAEEDEEIPNEIKWMLEQERKTIQPHQEEIEIINLGTEEDKKEIKIGASLDVSVKERVIELIREYVDIFAWSYKDMPGLDPDVVEHRLPLKPECPPIDAGFLVTSEYPQWLANIVPVPKKDGKVRMCVDYRDLNKASPKDNFPLPHIDVLVDNTAKCKVFSFMDGFSGYNQIRMAPEDREKTSFITPWGAFCYVVMPFGLINAGATYQRGFIVSQKGIEVDPDKVRAIREMPVPKTEKQVRGFLGRLNYISRFISHMTATCGPIFKLLRKDQGVKWNDDCQKAFDQIKEYLLEPPILVPPVDGRPLIMYLTVLEDSMGCVLGQQDETGKKEHAIYYLSKKFTDCESRYSVLEKTCCALTWAAKRLRHYMINHTTWLISKMDPIKYIFEKPALTGRIARWQMLLSEYDIEYRTQKAVKGSILAEHLAHQPIEDYQPIKFDFPDEEVMYLKAKDCDEPVFGEGPDPESEWGLIFDGAVNVYGSGIGAVLITPKGTHIPFTARLRFDCTNNIAEYEACIMGIEEAIDLRIKKIVIYGDSALVINQIKGEWETRHPGLIPYRDYARRLLTFFNKVELHHVPRDENQMADALATLSSMINVNGHNTVPVINVQFLDRPAYVFVAEAIDDDKPWYHDIQVFLQTQKYPPGASNKDKKTLRKLSSRFFLNEDVLYKRNFDRVLLRCVDKHEAEKLMCEIHEGSFGTHSCGHAMAKKILRAGYYWITMHADCYNHAKRCHKCQIYADKIHIPPSMLNVISSPWPFSMWGIDMIGRIEPKASNGHRFILVAIDYFTKIITDNGTNLNNNMMKELCDDFKIQHHNSSPYRPQMNGAVEAANKNIKKIIQKMVVTYKDWHEMLPYALYGYRTSVRTSTGATPFSLVYGMEAVLPVEVEIPSLRVLMEADLSEAEWCQSSRRPKIRHLNIPLRTMAPPPWFTLHKLPMSNSDDDPPKNEESTDVGELVNDPAQTALSPIETVLSSVRKLLECPCSNCHTICSGCKPKVHNRCPTCCSHNLGNIRCIALEKVAASFELPCKYIGFRVQAEVSENWPMQEGEAQDAGLSGQAPSWMQGLEDRIFHRIVQRNENKVYIEMEKVNDEIEKMKDRIKTTFHAKLKDGITKMVQEMVKDGRVKMVQAKVKD; this is translated from the exons ATGTTAGCGGCAGAACAGGAAAACGCTCAGCTCAGAGAGGAACTGGTTAACCTCAAGGGGGAGATGGAAAGAATGGCACTTATGATGGAAACTATGATGGCTGAGAGAGAGCAAGCAGCAATCTCCAATTCAACTCCTGTTGTGGTTGTCACAGCTGCACCTGAGGGTCCCCCGCAACCATCTCCGACTACTACTACAACTATCGGCCTCACCCAGCCTCTGATGACTGATTTTTCTTCTGGTAATATGGCAACTATGGGCAACTCAGGCTTCCGTCCTCTTGGCCCCCAGGGTCCCTTTGCTACTCCTCAGTATTCCATGCCTTCAGGCTACCCTTGGGGCATGCCGATTGCAACCAACGGGGGTTTTGGTCCAGGCGCTACTGAAACGCCTTTCGCACAGGGTCAACAGACTTCGGCACATTTCCAGATGAGTCAACCGATTCCTCAAGCTACCATGACTCAAGCAGGTCCTACTGTGCATGTTGGGCCACAACATGAAGAACAGATTTATCACTCCGACAGTATAATGGGGGATGATAAAGCAATCGATTGGGAAGAAAGGTTCGGTGCTCTAGAGAAGAAGATGAGTAATATGCGGGGAAAGGAAGCAGTCGTCCAAAGCATATATGACCTTTGCTTGGTACCAGATGTAAACATACCTCCAAAGTTCAAGATGCCTGTATTTGAGAAGTATCAAGGGGACACATGTCCACAAAATCATCTAACTATGTATATTAGCAAGATGATAGCTTACAAGAATAATGTTCCCTTACTCATTCACTGCTTCCAGGATAGTTTGACTGGTCCGGCACATACCTGGTTCATGGGATTGAAAGGAGTCACTACTTTTGAACAGTTGGCTGAGGCCTTCATGCAACAGTACAAATATAATACCTATCTGGCGCCAAGTCGCAAGGAGTTGCAGTCCTTAACCCAGAAAGATAAAGAATCGTTCAAAGAATACGCACAACGCTTCATTCAAAAAGCTGCTCAGATTCGTCCTCCCTTGGATGAGAGGGaactttcagaattgttctatGAAACCCTGAGCCCTTGTTATTCAGAAAAGATGATTGTCTGTGCATCACAGAAGTTCACTGACTTGGTGGAAACAGGAATGCGTATCGAGGAGTGGGCTCGTAAGGGAGCAGCTGTTTCGGGAAGTTCTTCAGGTGGTTCTTCAGGAGTTTCGCCCAGTGGTAATAAGAAATTTGGAAATGGTTACCCAAAGAGGAATGTTCAAGAGGTTGGCATGGTGGCTCATGGAGGACCTCAGCCCGTGTACTCTAATCATCCCTTTGTTGCCAACATCACCCCACAAATGACCGCACCCCAGAACCCAAACTATCAACCACCAAGACCTCAAGGGCCTTCATTATACTATTCCCCACTATATCAACAACCATATAAcccacaacaactctctcaaccACCCTACTATCCTCAACAACCCTACTATCCtcaacaaccataccaacaaagGCCATATAACCCCCCACAACAACAACCCCGTCCTCAAGCTCCCTACAACCagcaaaatcaaaaacaacaatttgacCCCTTGCCAATGACCTATGGAGCATTGCTCCCTTCTTTACTTGCACAGAATCTGGTCCAAACAATACCACCTCCTCGCATTCCGGACCCTCTCCCACGCTGGTACCGTCCGGACCTTCATTGTATTtaccatcaaggggcaccaggccACGATGTGGAGCGTTGTTTTGCTCTTAAGAAAGAGGTTCAGAAACTGATAAATAGTAAAGAGTTAACCTTCACCGATCCTGATGCTGTAGCTCAGAACAATCCTCTGCCTACTCATGGGCCTGCTGTTAATATGATTCAAGACGATCGGGAAGAGGCTCGCATTCTCTCTGTAGGTGATATCAAGACTCCTCTGGTACCGATACATGTGAAACTGTGTAAAGCAACTCTCTTCAACCACAATCATGGAGCTTGTGACATATGTTTGATGGATCCTCGTGGATGTATACAAGTCCAGAATGATATGCAGGGTCTCCTAAATAGAAGGGAACTTGTGGTTACAAGGGAACCCGAGAGCAAGGACGTCTGTGTTGTCACTCCGGTATTCAGAGCCAGGAGGCCGCTGGTGATAAACCCTAACAGTACAAAGCCCGTTGGTACTCCCTTGGTAATCTGTGTGCCTAGGCCCACGCCTACTACTGCTCAGAAAGCTGTACCCTATAAGTATGAAGGCACGATTCTTGAGCCCGGAAGTGAGACAACTTCACCTGTTGCTGTGGATAATATCGCAGAGAATAGCCGGATTTTGAGGAGTGGCCGCATCTTTCCTACGGTGGGTCCGAAGAGTGTTAGTGTTCCGGTCGATGAGCCAGTAAAAGAGCGAAACGCCGGTAAAGGTAAAGCTGGGGAGCAGGCCAAAGAGTTTGACTTTGAGGATGCCGATGAAGTCTTGAAGCTGATCAAGAAGAGTGAATACAGGGTGGTGGACCAGCTGTTACAAACTCCTGCGAAGATTTCCATCATGGCCCTGTTATCAAGTTCTGGTGCTCATCGGGATGCCCTGAGGAAAGTATTAGACCAGGCatttgtggattatgatgtaacTCTGGGTCAATTCGAAAGCATTGTGGGGAATGTGACCGCGTGTAACAGTCTGactttcagtgatgaagatctCCCGGCGGAGGGGAATAAGCATAATCAAGCATTATTCATCTCTGTACTTTGCAGAACGGACTCGTTATCCAACGTCCTGATAGATACCGGCTCTGCACTTaatgtgatgcccaagtcaacttTCGACCAATTGGCGTACTCCGAGGCTCCTTTGAGACTTAGCAAGGTGACGGTGAGGGCCTTCGATGGGACTAGGAGATCGGTGTATGGTGAGGTAGATTTGCCAATTTCGGTCGGCCCACATGAATTTCAGGTTACTTTCCAAGTCATGGAAATCCAGGCTTCTTTCAGCTGTTTGCTCGGCAGACCTTGGATTCATGACGCTGGGGCTGTGACATCTACTCTCcatcagaaattgaagtttgtaagTCGTGGAAAGTTGATCACTGTGAGTGGCGAGTCGGCCTTTTTAATCAGCAATTTGTCTGCTTTCTCTGTTATCGGTGGTAGTGGTTCAGACGGGCCATCATTCCAAGGATTCTCTGCCGAAGAAAGTGTCGGTAAGATTGAGACTTGTATGGCTTCGTTGAAGGATGCCCGGAGAGTAATTCAGGAAGGCAAAACCGAAGGCTGGGGTCAGCTAGTGGAGTTGCCAGAAAACAAGCGTAAGGAGGGAATTGGTTTCCTTAACAGTAAGCCTGGGATGTTCGACCCTACCAGAGGTTCTTTCCACAGTGCTGGTTTCATTCATGATTCACCAGAGACCAATGCAATTTTAGATGATGCACCTAGAGGAGTGACACCGGTCTTTGTGACGCCTGGAGGAGCTTGCTGCAACTGGATTGCTGTTGACATTCCTTCTGTGACACCCCGCTCTAA ACTGAACATAAGTGAATCCGTTGAACACAGTGACCCCATGctttctcccaactttgaggtcCCAGTTTACGAGGCTGTGGCAGAGGAGGATGAGGAGATCCCGAATGAGATCAAATGGATGTTGGAACAAGAAAGGAAGACAATTCAACCTCATCAGGAGGAGATAGAAATCATCAATCTGGGTACTGaggaagacaagaaagaaatcaagattggggcATCGTTGGATGTATCTGTCAAGGAAAGAGTAATTGAGCTTATCAGAGAATATGTTGATATATTCGCATGGTCATACAAAGACATGCCGGGTCTAGACCCTGATGTCGTTGAACACAGACTACCTTTGAAGCCTGAGTGTCCTCCG attgatgcaggTTTCCTAGTCACATCAGAGTATCCTCAATGGTTGGCCAACAtagtgcctgttccaaagaaagatggtaaagtcagaatgtgtgttgattatCGGGACTTGAACAAGGCTAGTCCGAAGGATAATTTTCCTTTGCCTCACATTGATGTATTGGTTGATAACACTGCTAAGTGCAAGgttttctccttcatggacggtttctccggctaCAATCAGATCAGGATGGCTCCtgaggatagagaaaagacgtctttcatcACGCCCTGGGGTGCTTTCTGCTATGTGGTGATGccatttggtttgataaatgctggtgccactTACCAAAGGG GCTTTATCGTCAGTCAAAAGGGTATTGAAGTTGATCCCGACAAGGTCAGAGCCATCAGAGAAATGCCTGTTCcaaagacagagaagcaagtcagaggttttctTGGTAGACTCAATTATATCTCCAGATTTATCTCTCACATGACCGCCACATGTGGACCAATTTTCAAGTTACTCCGCAAGGATCAAGGGGTGAAGTGGAATGATGATTGTCAGAAGGCTTTTGATCAAATCAAAGAATATCTGTTAGAACCTCCAATTCTTGTTCCTCCAGTTGACGGaagacctttgatcatgtatttaacagTACTAGAAGATTCCATGGGCTGTGTTTTGGGTCAACAAGAcgaaaccggaaagaaagagcacgcTATCTACTATTTGAGTAAGAAGTTCACTGATTGTGAGTCCCGATATTCTGTACTTGAgaaaacttgttgtgctttaacTTGGGCTGCCAAGCGTctccgtcattatatgattaatcatacaacttggttgatatccaagaTGGATCCtatcaagtacatatttgagaagccAGCTTTAACTGGAAGGATTGCTCGCTGGCAGATgttattgtccgagtatgatatcGAGTATCGCACTCAGAAAGCAGTCAAAGGTAGCATCTTGGCAGAACATTTGGCTCATCAACCAATCGAAgactatcaaccaatcaaattcgACTTCCCAGATGAAGAGGTTATGTATCTAAAAGCAAAAGATTGTGACGAACCAGTGTTCGGTGAAGGTCCTGATCCTGAATCCGAAtggggtttgatatttgatggagCTGTTAATGTCTATGGAAGTGGAATTGGTGCGGTGCTCATTACCCCTAAGGgtactcacatcccttttactgcGAGGTTACGTTTTGATTGCACAAACAACATCGCAGAGTACGAAGCTTGCATCATGGGTATCGAGGAAGCCATCGATTTGAGGATCaagaaaattgtcatttatGGAGATTCCGCTCTTGTgattaaccagatcaaaggagAATGGGAAACTCGTCATCCTGGTTTGATTCCCTACAGAGATTATGCGAGACGATTGctgactttcttcaacaaagtagAGTTACACCATGTGCCCCGtgatgagaatcaaatggcGGATGCTTTAGCTACTCTATCCTCAATGATCAATGTGAATGGTCACAATACTGTGCCAGTAATCAATGTCCAATTTCTCGACCGACCTGCTTATGTGTTTGTAGCTGAAGCAATTGATGATGACAAGCCATGGTATCATGATATCCAAGTTTTCCTTCAAACTCAAAAGTACCCACCTGGGGCATCCAACAAGGACAAGAAAACATTGAGAAAATTGTCAAGCCGTTTCTTCCTTAACGAAGACGTTTTGTATAAAAGGAACTTTGATAGGGTCCTACTTAGATGTGTGGATAAGCATGAAGCAGAAAAATTGATGTGCGAGATTCATGAAGGCTCTTTCGGAACTCACTCATGTGGGCACGCCATGGCGAAGAAGATATTGAGAGCTGGGTACTACTGGATAACAATGCACGCTGATTGCTACAATCATGCCAAgagatgccacaaatgtcaaatctatgctgacaaGATTCATATACCACCATCTATGCTCAATGTCATCTCTTCCCCGTGGCccttctctatgtggggcattgacatgattggtCGGATTGAACCAAAGGCTTCCAATGGGCATCGCTTCATATTAGTGGCTATCGATtatttcaccaa AATCATCACAGACAATGGCACAAATCTGAATAACAACATGATGAAAGAGTTGTGCGATGACTTCAAGATTCAACATCACAATTCTTCTCCTTACAGACCACAGATGAATGGGGCAGTtgaagctgcaaacaagaacATCAAGAAGATCATACAGAAGATGGTAGTTACTTATAAGGACTGGCATGAAATGTTACCCTACGCTTTGTATGGATACCGTACCTCAGTGCGAACCTcgacaggggcaacccctttctctttggTATATGGTATGGAGGCTGTACTACCAGTAGAGGTTGAGATTCCTTCTTTAAGAGTCTTGATGGAAGCTGATTTGTCTgaagctgaatggtgccagagcag CAGAAGGCCAAAAATACGCCATTTAAACATTCCATTGCGGACTATGGCACCACCGCCGTGGTTTACTCTTCACAAATTGCCTATG AGCAACAGTGATGATGATCCTCCTAAAAATGAAGAGTCGACAGATGTTGGTGAATTGGTGAATGATCCTGCACAGACCGCTTTGAGTCCCATTGAGACTGTTTTAAGCAGTGTTCGCAAGCTTTTGGAGTGTCCT TGTTCAAATTGTCACACTATATGTTCAGGTTGCAAACCTAAAGTACATAACAGGTGCCCTACTTGTTGTAGCCACAATCTGGGAAATATTAGATGTATAGCACTAGAGAAGGTGGCTGCATCTTTTGAACTCCCCTGTAAATACATAGGTTTTCGTGTTCAAGCTGAAGTTTCTGAAAATTGGCCAATGCAAGAGGGTGAAGCTCAGGATGCAGGGTTGTCTGGTCAAGCTCCAAGCTGGATGCAAGGACTTGAAGATAGGATTTTTCATAGGATTGTTCAGCGCAACGAGAACAAGGTGTACATCGAGATGGAAAAGGTGAACGATGAGATAGAAAAGATGAAGGATAGGATAAAAACGACATTCCATGCAAAGTTGAAGGATGGGATAACAAAGATGGTTCAGGAAATGGTGAAGGATGGGAGAGTAAAGATGGTCCAAGCAAAGGTGAAGGATTAG
- the LOC11445103 gene encoding aspartic proteinase CDR1 — MATMGKRSFLTLLFFSICFIVSFSHAQKNGFSVELIHRDSLKSPLYKPTQNKYQYFVDAARRSINRANHFYKYSLANIPQSTVIPDIGEYLMTYSVGTPPFKLYGIVDTGSDIVWLQCEPCQECYNQTTPMFNPSKSSSYKNIPCPSKLCQSMEDTSCNDKNYCEYSTYYGDNSHSGGDLSVDTLTLESTNGLTVSFPNIVIGCGTNNILSYEGASSGIVGFGSGPASFITQLGSSTGGKFSYCLTPLFSVTNIQSNATSKLNFGDAATVSGDGVVTTPILKKDPETFYYLTLEAFSVGNRRVEIGGVPNGDNEGNIIIDSGTTLTSLTKDDYSFLESAVVDLVKLERVDDPTQTLNLCYSVKAEGYDFPIITMHFKGADVDLHPISTFVSVADGVFCLAFESSQDHAIFGNLAQQNLMVGYDLQQKIVSFKPSDCTKV; from the coding sequence ATGGCAACAATGGGTAAACGTTCATTTCTTACCCTTCTATTCTTTTCCATCTGTTTCattgtttctttttctcatGCTCAAAAGAATGGTTTTAGTGTTGAACTCATCCACCGCGACTCTTTAAAATCACCACTCTATAAACCTACTCAAAATAAATACCAATATTTTGTCGATGCCGCACGTCGTTCCATCAACCGTGCCAatcatttttacaaatattCCCTTGCAAATATACCTCAATCAACTGTAATCCCCGATATCGGCGAGTATCTAATGACCTATTCAGTTGGTACACCACCATTTAAGTTATATGGTATTGTTGATACCGGTAGTGATATTGTTTGGCTTCAATGTGAGCCTTGTCAAGAATGTTACAACCAAACCACTCCTATGTTTAATCCGTCGAAATCGTCAAGTTACAAAAACATTCCTTGCCCATCAAAGTTGTGTCAATCTATGGAAGATACCTCATGTAATGACAAAAATTATTGTGAATATTCTACTTATTATGGTGATAATTCACATTCAGGAGGAGATCTTAGTGTTGACACTCTTACATTGGAATCCACCAATGGACTTACAGTTTCATTTCCTAATATTGTGATAGGATGTGGAACTAACAATATTTTGTCCTATGAAGGCGCAAGCTCTGGTATCGTTGGCTTCGGAAGTGGACCCGCGTCTTTTATCACTCAATTGGGATCCTCAACTGGTGGTAAATTCTCCTATTGTTTAACACCATTGTTTTCTGTAACAAACATTCAATCAAACGCAACGAGCAAGCTCAATTTTGGAGATGCGGCTACGGTATCTGGAGACGGGGTTGTGACAACTCCTATATTGAAAAAAGACCCCGAAACCTTTTACTATTTGACATTGGAAGCATTTAGTGTTGGAAATAGAAGAGTAGAAATTGGAGGAGTTCCAAATGGTGATAATGAGGGTAACATCATAATTGATTCGGGTACAACATTAACAAGTTTAACAAAAGATGATTACTCTTTTTTGGAATCTGCTGTGGTAGATTTGGTGAAGTTAGAACGTGTTGACGATCCTACTCAAACATTAAACCTTTGCTATAGTGTCAAAGCTGAGGGATATGATTTTCCTATAATCACAATGCATTTTAAAGGTGCAGATGTCGATTTGCATCCTATTAGCACATTTGTTTCGGTTGCTGATGGTGTTTTTTGCTTGGCTTTTGAATCATCTCAAGATCACGCCATCTTTGGAAATTTGGCTCAGCAAAATTTGATGGTTGGTTATGATCTTCAGCAAAAAATTGTGTCCTTTAAACCTAGTGATTGTACCAAAGTGTGA